A stretch of the Musa acuminata AAA Group cultivar baxijiao chromosome BXJ2-7, Cavendish_Baxijiao_AAA, whole genome shotgun sequence genome encodes the following:
- the LOC103992697 gene encoding uncharacterized protein ycf36 isoform X2 has protein sequence MAASLFLSLLPAHKLPSNSTPVLTRRTANKKQKSNCICPISASSSSSFRNGSPSETDCPVPLDQQPVNEYQSLSTSLPFSWATADLRLYSSRLALTGASFALIVGLPVSAFGTGSLSDPRCALGVVSAGLLAVTLAVLRMYLGWAYIGNRLLSATVEYEETGWYDGQVKPVLSRVKLTLIGLAISLVACAFLFINIENPRDTSKDSGERAVAGAYSDESARSFEPDSFCGEPDLS, from the exons ATGGCGGCATCTCTTTTCCTCTCTCTCCTCCCCGCACACAAGCTCCCTTCTAATTCTACCCCTGTCCTTACGAGGAGGACGGCAAACAAGAAGCAGAAGAGCAATTGTATCTGCCCAATATccgcctcctcgtcctcctccttccgCAACGGGAGCCCGTCAGAGACGGACTGTCCGGTGCCTCTGGATCAGCAGCCGGTGAACGAGTACCAGTCCCTCTCAACCTCCCTCCCCTTCTCCTGGGCCACCGCCGACCTCCGCCTCTACTCCTCCCGCCTCGCCCTCACCGGCGCCTCCTTCGCCCTCATCGTCGGCCTCCCCGTCTCCGCCTTCGGAACCGGCAGCCTCTCCGACCCCCGCTGCGCCCTCGGGGTCGTCTCCGCCGGTCTTCTCGCCGTCACGCTCGCCGTCCTCCGGATGTACCTCGGATGGGCTTACATCGGCAACCGCTTGCTCAGCGCCACTGTCGAGT ATGAGGAGACGGGATGGTATGATGGTCAG GTGAAACCCGTGTTAAGCAGAGTGAAGCTTACTTTAATAGGTCTCGCGATCTCCTTAGTCGCATGTGCCTTCCTTTTCATCAATATCGAAAACCCAAGGGATACATCAAAAGATTCTGGGGAGCGAGCTGTAGCTGGGGCATACAGTGATGAATCTGCAAGGTCATTTGAGCCGGACTCATTCTGCGGTGAGCCTGATCTGTCATAA
- the LOC103992697 gene encoding uncharacterized protein ycf36 isoform X1 has product MAASLFLSLLPAHKLPSNSTPVLTRRTANKKQKSNCICPISASSSSSFRNGSPSETDCPVPLDQQPVNEYQSLSTSLPFSWATADLRLYSSRLALTGASFALIVGLPVSAFGTGSLSDPRCALGVVSAGLLAVTLAVLRMYLGWAYIGNRLLSATVEYEETGWYDGQIWVKTPEVLARDRLLGSFSVKPVLSRVKLTLIGLAISLVACAFLFINIENPRDTSKDSGERAVAGAYSDESARSFEPDSFCGEPDLS; this is encoded by the exons ATGGCGGCATCTCTTTTCCTCTCTCTCCTCCCCGCACACAAGCTCCCTTCTAATTCTACCCCTGTCCTTACGAGGAGGACGGCAAACAAGAAGCAGAAGAGCAATTGTATCTGCCCAATATccgcctcctcgtcctcctccttccgCAACGGGAGCCCGTCAGAGACGGACTGTCCGGTGCCTCTGGATCAGCAGCCGGTGAACGAGTACCAGTCCCTCTCAACCTCCCTCCCCTTCTCCTGGGCCACCGCCGACCTCCGCCTCTACTCCTCCCGCCTCGCCCTCACCGGCGCCTCCTTCGCCCTCATCGTCGGCCTCCCCGTCTCCGCCTTCGGAACCGGCAGCCTCTCCGACCCCCGCTGCGCCCTCGGGGTCGTCTCCGCCGGTCTTCTCGCCGTCACGCTCGCCGTCCTCCGGATGTACCTCGGATGGGCTTACATCGGCAACCGCTTGCTCAGCGCCACTGTCGAGT ATGAGGAGACGGGATGGTATGATGGTCAG ATATGGGTGAAGACCCCTGAAGTTTTAGCTCGCGATCGTCTTCTAGGTTCATTTTCT GTGAAACCCGTGTTAAGCAGAGTGAAGCTTACTTTAATAGGTCTCGCGATCTCCTTAGTCGCATGTGCCTTCCTTTTCATCAATATCGAAAACCCAAGGGATACATCAAAAGATTCTGGGGAGCGAGCTGTAGCTGGGGCATACAGTGATGAATCTGCAAGGTCATTTGAGCCGGACTCATTCTGCGGTGAGCCTGATCTGTCATAA
- the LOC135617855 gene encoding uncharacterized protein LOC135617855 gives MKPSGTPQPPVMPQNPEFSSGCGARGSTASPRPVAPIIKSHHGTATLKTKHVRRPGCCSHSSNHKDILSVQDRFLPPASLDRQRRTGGRRFVQDPNLHGAFIETGRSLDLTMAQPIPSEDALDASLASQRRVIITNSCGEKLVGLLHDTGSKKLVILCHGFRSSKDDEIILNLTAALTSKGLGVFRFDFSGNGESEGVFQFGDYWKEAEDLHAVVLYFSEQKYEISAIVGHSKGGDDVLLYASRYRDVHTVVNLSGRFALDRGIERFLGKDFIQRIKKDGFIDVVDKTGKVLFRVTEESLMDRLNIDMHAACLSIDKGCRVFTVHGSADEIIPVEDALEIAKLIPSHKLHIIEGANHCYTEHQEELAKTVVDFLTSIQIVDAAVVGEL, from the exons ATGAAACCAAGTGGGACGCCACAGCCACCGGTGATGCCCCAAAACCCCGAGTTCTCGTCCGGCTGCGGAGCAAGAGGATCAACCGCCAGCCCTCGTCCTGTCGCCCCGATTATAAAATCCCACCACGGCACGGCGACACTTAAAACCAAGCACGTGCGCCGGCCTGGATGCTGCAGCCACTCGTCCAATCACAAAGATATTTTGAGCGTGCAGGATAGGTTTCTGCCACCCGCCTCTCTCGATCGGCAGCGGAGAACCGGAGGCAGGCGATTTGTTCAAGACCCGAATCTTCACGGTGCCTTCATCGAGACTGGGAGATCGCTCGACTTAACGATGGCGCAACCGATCCCGTCGGAGGATGCCCTAGATGCTTCCC tTGCATCTCAACGAAGAGTTATTATTACTAATAGTTGTGGAGAGAAGCTTGTCGGGTTGCTACATGATACTGGATCAAAGAAGCTTGTTATCTTGTGCCATGGTTTTAGATCTTCGAAG GATGATGAAATTATACTTAACCTTACTGCTGCATTAACAAGTAAAGGTCTCGGAGTGTTTCGCTTCGATTTTTCTGGAAATGG CGAAAGTGAGGGTGTCTTCCAGTTTGGCGACTACTGGAAAGAGGCTGAAGATTTACATGCTGTTGTCTTGTATTTCTCTGAGCAAAAGTATGAAATAAGTGCTATTGTTGGACATAGTAAAG GGGGAGATGATGTGCTCTTATATGCCTCTAGGTACCGTGATGTGCATACGGTTGTTAATCTTTCTGGTCGCTTTGCCTTAGATAGAGGCATTGAAAGATTCTTAGGAAAAGACTTTATCCAGAGAATCAAGAAAGATGGTTTCATTGATGTGGTGGACAAAACAG GAAAAGTTTTATTTCGGGTAACTGAAGAAAGCCTAATGGATAGGCTAAACATTGATATGCATGCAGCATGTCTCTCAATTGACAAGGGATGCAG GGTCTTCACCGTTCATGGTTCAGCAGATGAAATTATACCTGTAGAAGATGCCCTGGAAATTGCCAAACTAATACCCAGTCACAAGCTACATATTATTGAAGGTGCCAACCATTGCTATACTGAGCATCAGGAAGAGCTGGCCAAAACTGTAGTAGACTTCCTCACCTCCATTCAG ATTGTAGACGCAGCTGTGGTGGGAGAGCTGTAG